From Oceanispirochaeta sp., the proteins below share one genomic window:
- a CDS encoding DMT family transporter, producing the protein MYSGEIAALLTTICWMVSALSFEASGKRIGSLPVNIIRLVLSVLFMEIFLVVTRGVWLPVIPEDGSFWLMYFSGFVGFFIGDMLLFRSYVEIGSRVALLILSFVPPITALLEWIVMGQLLSLQGWISMVITLTGILIVLLNKESNRVKLKHPIKGILLAFGGTLGQASGMILSRSGIGSADPVQATQIRALAGLTGFIPLFFILGIWPKVFKGFQDKTAMAQLSLGALFGPFLGVALMLFAMQHTTASIVSIITALVPVVVIPPSIILFKDKLGLREIIGSCIAVVGVVILFL; encoded by the coding sequence ATGTATAGTGGTGAAATCGCCGCTCTTCTGACAACAATCTGCTGGATGGTCTCGGCTCTTTCATTTGAAGCCTCAGGAAAGAGGATCGGCTCCCTTCCGGTGAATATAATAAGACTCGTTCTAAGCGTCTTATTTATGGAAATATTCCTTGTTGTGACCAGGGGAGTCTGGCTTCCTGTCATTCCGGAGGATGGTTCCTTCTGGCTGATGTACTTCTCAGGGTTTGTGGGATTCTTTATCGGAGACATGCTTCTATTCCGCTCTTATGTCGAAATCGGTTCCCGTGTAGCCCTGCTCATTCTGAGCTTTGTTCCTCCCATCACAGCCCTTCTGGAATGGATTGTCATGGGTCAGCTTCTGTCACTCCAGGGCTGGATCAGCATGGTCATCACTCTGACGGGAATCCTTATCGTTCTACTGAACAAAGAATCAAACAGGGTCAAGCTTAAACATCCCATTAAAGGGATTCTCCTGGCTTTTGGGGGCACCCTGGGCCAGGCAAGCGGGATGATACTCAGCCGTTCGGGGATTGGCAGCGCCGACCCTGTACAGGCGACACAGATAAGGGCTCTCGCCGGTCTGACAGGTTTTATCCCCCTCTTTTTTATACTGGGAATATGGCCCAAAGTATTCAAGGGTTTTCAGGACAAGACCGCGATGGCTCAACTCTCTCTGGGAGCGCTCTTCGGTCCCTTTCTGGGAGTCGCACTCATGCTCTTTGCCATGCAGCACACAACAGCCAGCATCGTATCCATCATTACCGCCCTGGTTCCTGTCGTGGTCATTCCCCCATCGATCATCCTGTTTAAAGAT
- a CDS encoding ATP-binding protein yields the protein MSSKTLSRKIDKAIFRFKLIEPGDKILLAVSGGKDSLAMSYFMGHKQEGFPIPFELGAVHIEGDFPGCGKSPVMAQLMEEWGVPFETVKVPIMARLKPGKSMNCYWCSTQRRMELMRYAGENGYNKIALGHHMDDILETFFMNMMHKSELSTMLPKLKYDKYPFTVIRPLAYVKEQEIIDFSIKKDLLKAAAVCQFGTTSTRLDARRVIEAIAAEEGSSVKDNIFEAMCNPVHRYMPYTLLDNEEDSES from the coding sequence ATGTCTTCAAAAACGCTCTCCCGCAAGATAGATAAGGCCATTTTCAGGTTCAAACTCATAGAACCGGGAGATAAAATTCTTCTGGCTGTTTCCGGAGGTAAGGATTCTCTTGCCATGTCCTACTTCATGGGTCACAAACAAGAAGGTTTTCCCATCCCTTTTGAACTGGGGGCTGTTCACATTGAAGGTGACTTTCCGGGCTGTGGAAAATCACCGGTTATGGCTCAGCTGATGGAAGAGTGGGGTGTCCCTTTTGAAACCGTAAAAGTCCCCATTATGGCAAGATTGAAACCGGGGAAATCCATGAACTGCTACTGGTGCTCTACTCAACGGAGAATGGAGCTTATGCGCTATGCAGGTGAGAATGGCTACAATAAGATTGCCCTGGGTCATCATATGGATGACATTCTGGAAACTTTTTTTATGAATATGATGCATAAATCCGAACTCTCAACCATGCTGCCTAAACTCAAATATGATAAATATCCTTTTACAGTGATCCGCCCCTTAGCCTATGTCAAAGAACAGGAGATTATCGACTTCTCGATTAAGAAGGACCTCCTGAAAGCAGCGGCGGTCTGTCAGTTCGGAACAACTTCCACCAGGCTTGATGCCCGCAGAGTCATTGAAGCCATTGCCGCCGAAGAGGGCAGTTCGGTGAAAGATAATATTTTTGAAGCCATGTGCAATCCTGTCCATCGATATATGCCCTATACCCTGCTGGACAATGAGGAAGATTCGGAGTCATAA
- the hflX gene encoding GTPase HflX, with protein sequence MEPVFERLEERDILSLKCERSLLIGIQDEGDSAIEAENHLNELMSLVETMGIPPVETMMVKLRKTSPRTLVGKGKLAEISVLVQEARADLVIFDYDLSPSQQRNLERDMNIAVIDREEVILDIFAERASTREAVLQIALARMQYSLPRLTRAWTHLSRQRGGAKGTRGKGETQLETDHRMVLTKIASLKKELVQVRKNRETQRKKRRSLPVPTLSIVGYTNAGKSSILNMMTGADVLTVDKLFATLDPTSRRVHLPGGRQVVITDTVGFIRKLPHNLIEAFKSTLEEAVMADAIIHVIDISSPEWREHRKVTEEVLNELGAGDKPVLIVFNKTDKLDDPDELHHFLNNEDHTVVMLSAKTGFGKEKLEMGIQEVLEAELPVKTLLIPPDKWDIVAYIRRNSVVMNEEYEDEGIRLEAILSAKDQKMLSEYIKD encoded by the coding sequence TTGGAACCTGTATTTGAACGACTGGAAGAACGGGATATACTTTCCCTCAAATGTGAACGATCCCTTTTAATTGGTATACAGGATGAGGGCGATAGTGCGATCGAAGCCGAAAATCATCTCAATGAACTGATGAGCCTGGTTGAAACCATGGGCATTCCTCCTGTAGAAACCATGATGGTCAAACTTCGGAAGACCAGTCCCCGGACTCTGGTGGGTAAGGGTAAGTTGGCGGAAATAAGCGTCCTGGTTCAGGAAGCCCGGGCCGATCTTGTGATATTTGATTACGATCTTTCTCCTTCACAGCAGAGAAATCTGGAAAGGGATATGAATATTGCTGTCATCGACAGGGAAGAAGTCATTCTGGATATCTTTGCCGAAAGGGCTTCGACCCGTGAGGCAGTGCTTCAGATTGCCCTGGCGAGGATGCAGTATAGTCTGCCCCGTCTGACAAGAGCCTGGACACATCTCTCACGTCAGCGAGGCGGTGCAAAGGGAACCAGAGGGAAGGGTGAAACCCAGCTGGAAACGGACCATCGGATGGTGCTGACCAAGATCGCCTCTTTGAAAAAAGAATTGGTTCAAGTCCGTAAGAACAGGGAAACCCAGCGCAAGAAACGCCGTTCTCTTCCTGTTCCCACCCTTTCCATCGTGGGATATACAAATGCAGGTAAATCTTCCATTCTCAATATGATGACCGGAGCGGATGTTCTGACGGTAGATAAGTTATTTGCCACCTTAGACCCTACCTCCAGACGTGTTCATCTCCCCGGTGGGCGGCAGGTTGTCATCACTGATACGGTCGGTTTTATTCGGAAACTCCCTCATAATCTGATAGAGGCTTTTAAATCAACCCTGGAAGAAGCTGTCATGGCGGATGCCATCATTCATGTTATCGATATCAGCAGTCCTGAATGGCGGGAGCATAGAAAGGTGACCGAAGAGGTCCTGAATGAATTAGGTGCCGGGGACAAACCGGTCCTAATCGTATTCAACAAAACGGATAAACTGGATGATCCTGATGAACTCCATCACTTTTTGAATAATGAGGATCATACGGTGGTGATGCTGTCGGCTAAGACCGGTTTTGGAAAGGAAAAACTGGAAATGGGGATTCAGGAAGTTCTGGAAGCAGAGCTCCCTGTAAAAACTTTGTTGATTCCCCCTGATAAGTGGGATATAGTGGCCTATATACGCCGTAACAGTGTCGTCATGAATGAAGAGTATGAGGATGAGGGAATACGATTGGAAGCCATCCTTTCAGCAAAGGACCAAAAGATGCTTTCAGAATATATAAAAGACTGA
- a CDS encoding M23 family metallopeptidase — protein sequence MGPLRSTKILKNWRPAIFTLIIFAALIFQLTISKNTQATAGYIEKTSISLSSVSVIETIPPVVLEVKDTFIRSGSSLSLHLEDNGITSNDSSAVIEAVKDVINLRRLRAGQKVELHYENNYFAGIMIPVSIDKDILVNRSDSSGFNVTEKYKRLQTYPSSIDAVVDSSLYASCLKQDIPENIIMDLIQLYSFDVDFQRDIQRGDQLHVTFERLYDEEGNPVDTGNILYTTLKTGGQDLSIFRYENSKGKVDYYNPEGQTVRKTLLKTPINGAYITSGYGPRVSPISGYNSVHKGMDFGAPRGTPIKTSGDGTVTYAGYNEVYGNHVVVRHVNSYITLYAHMSAFGRGIRRGSVVDQGQVIGYVGTTGMSTGPHLHYEVRYNRRQINPALLKFPPGHTLAGEEARLYQNMLSSYRSSLP from the coding sequence ATGGGACCACTTCGCTCCACCAAGATCCTGAAAAACTGGCGGCCAGCCATTTTTACACTCATTATTTTTGCTGCACTGATATTTCAGCTGACCATATCAAAAAATACACAGGCCACTGCCGGATATATTGAAAAAACCAGCATATCCCTCTCATCAGTTTCTGTCATTGAAACCATTCCTCCTGTGGTTCTGGAAGTCAAAGATACCTTCATCAGATCCGGTAGTTCTTTATCTCTTCATCTGGAAGATAACGGGATAACTTCCAATGACAGTTCGGCTGTCATCGAGGCGGTCAAGGATGTTATTAATCTGAGACGCCTCCGTGCCGGACAGAAGGTGGAGCTCCATTACGAAAACAATTATTTCGCCGGAATCATGATTCCTGTATCTATTGATAAAGACATTCTGGTCAACCGCTCGGACAGTTCCGGATTTAATGTGACCGAGAAGTATAAGAGACTGCAGACCTATCCCTCATCCATTGATGCCGTGGTGGATTCCAGCCTATATGCCTCCTGCCTGAAACAGGACATTCCCGAAAATATCATCATGGATCTCATACAGCTTTACTCCTTTGATGTGGACTTTCAACGGGACATCCAGCGGGGTGATCAGCTGCATGTGACATTTGAACGACTCTATGACGAAGAGGGCAACCCGGTAGATACGGGAAATATTTTATACACAACATTGAAGACTGGTGGGCAGGACCTATCCATTTTCCGCTATGAGAACTCGAAGGGCAAGGTCGATTATTACAATCCCGAGGGTCAGACCGTTCGTAAAACACTCCTTAAAACACCGATCAATGGTGCCTATATCACATCGGGTTACGGCCCCAGGGTCAGTCCCATTTCGGGATATAATTCAGTTCACAAAGGCATGGACTTCGGCGCTCCCCGCGGGACGCCCATTAAGACCTCCGGAGATGGGACAGTGACCTATGCCGGATACAATGAGGTCTACGGGAACCATGTAGTTGTACGTCATGTAAATTCCTATATCACTCTTTATGCCCATATGTCCGCCTTTGGTCGGGGAATCCGCAGGGGCAGTGTCGTGGATCAGGGACAGGTTATTGGTTATGTCGGAACGACAGGCATGTCTACAGGTCCACACCTTCACTACGAGGTCCGCTATAACCGTCGGCAGATCAATCCGGCCCTATTAAAATTCCCTCCAGGCCACACCCTGGCAGGAGAAGAAGCCAGACTGTATCAGAATATGCTCAGCAGTTACAGATCTTCTCTTCCCTGA
- a CDS encoding FecR family protein — MKKILFFLLFTTLVMAPLFSLQGEIVFIDGIVDLKPASGGLEYADIGMPVETGDSIITGYDGYAELELEDGSLVRVNEESIFKISSVQTDRGSQNSFQLVLGSAGYKFTKTMKEEEPSISTPSTVCGLRGTEFTVMAGIDGSALYVVDEGSVFVSSKGEEVQLGAEEGVRVKAGQAPGEVFEVLRGKVDYSAFKAESEETFLSNPATTVFLLVDQLVEYANEADKFEALFQAQKVALDDLRVKMKAMGDDDRKSFYNETVFPEEIKVTGLKHNVRYYAVSSMSLRRYVIGTMFVEMKTRYILKQDDPDYLDFMNAYLQFVDIYETRIVPYLVEADIE, encoded by the coding sequence ATGAAAAAAATACTTTTCTTCCTCCTATTCACCACCCTGGTGATGGCCCCTCTCTTCTCTCTTCAGGGGGAGATAGTTTTTATAGACGGAATCGTTGATTTAAAGCCCGCCTCAGGCGGACTGGAATATGCTGATATCGGTATGCCCGTGGAGACTGGAGATTCAATTATCACCGGTTATGACGGCTACGCAGAGCTTGAGTTGGAAGATGGTTCCCTGGTAAGGGTCAATGAAGAGTCTATTTTCAAAATATCATCTGTACAGACCGATAGGGGAAGTCAAAATAGTTTTCAGCTCGTTTTAGGTTCGGCAGGATATAAGTTTACCAAGACCATGAAGGAAGAGGAACCGAGTATTTCTACTCCTTCCACCGTTTGCGGGCTGAGGGGAACCGAGTTCACTGTAATGGCCGGTATTGACGGCTCCGCCCTCTATGTCGTGGATGAAGGCAGTGTCTTTGTCAGCTCCAAGGGTGAAGAAGTGCAGCTGGGGGCCGAAGAAGGGGTCAGGGTCAAAGCCGGACAGGCTCCCGGAGAAGTCTTTGAAGTCTTGCGGGGCAAGGTGGATTATTCTGCATTCAAAGCCGAATCGGAAGAGACTTTTCTGAGTAATCCAGCCACCACTGTCTTCCTGCTGGTCGACCAGCTGGTTGAATATGCCAATGAAGCAGATAAGTTTGAGGCCTTGTTTCAGGCTCAGAAAGTTGCTCTGGATGATTTAAGAGTGAAAATGAAAGCCATGGGAGATGATGATCGAAAATCATTTTATAACGAGACCGTATTTCCTGAGGAAATAAAGGTTACAGGATTAAAACATAATGTACGCTATTATGCTGTTTCATCTATGTCTCTTAGAAGGTATGTTATTGGAACCATGTTTGTGGAGATGAAAACAAGGTATATTTTGAAACAGGATGATCCCGATTATCTGGATTTTATGAATGCCTATCTTCAGTTTGTGGATATTTATGAAACAAGAATTGTCCCCTACCTTGTTGAAGCAGATATAGAATAG
- a CDS encoding MBL fold metallo-hydrolase, translating to MDIEILPAGPLETNAYLIINKESKEIIAVDAGPEAFFVIQEEIEKNGWNLKALLITHPHWDHILDVHKFVDLGVPVYAHKDAIEPIENPEIQKAMSLSGINFTPGKVDNQLSHDESLNLCGMRIEVRDTPGHSPGSLIFYFPDGGCCFTGDVIFDSSVGRTDLPGGDSEALKRSILNQIYTLPDETILYPGHGSSTLVGKEKISNPFITA from the coding sequence GTGGATATTGAAATACTGCCGGCAGGTCCCTTAGAGACCAATGCCTACCTCATCATAAATAAAGAATCTAAAGAAATTATCGCAGTGGATGCCGGTCCCGAAGCTTTTTTTGTTATTCAAGAAGAAATTGAAAAGAATGGGTGGAACTTGAAAGCCCTTCTGATAACCCATCCTCACTGGGACCACATTCTGGATGTACACAAATTTGTAGACCTGGGAGTTCCCGTATACGCCCATAAAGATGCGATTGAACCCATCGAGAATCCTGAGATTCAGAAAGCCATGTCTCTCTCGGGTATAAATTTTACTCCGGGTAAAGTGGACAATCAATTGAGCCATGATGAATCGTTAAATCTCTGTGGAATGAGAATCGAAGTGAGAGATACCCCCGGCCACAGTCCCGGTTCTCTTATCTTTTATTTTCCTGATGGAGGCTGCTGTTTTACAGGAGATGTTATCTTCGACAGTTCTGTGGGCAGAACAGACCTGCCCGGTGGTGATAGTGAAGCCTTGAAAAGATCCATCCTCAATCAAATTTATACTCTTCCCGATGAAACAATCCTCTACCCGGGACATGGATCATCAACTCTTGTGGGTAAGGAAAAAATCAGTAATCCCTTTATTACAGCATAG
- the metA gene encoding homoserine O-succinyltransferase → MPVRIPDKLPATDILNKENIFVMTETRAMHQDIRPLRILILNLMPLKITTETHLLRLLSNSPLQVEVDLIQPSTHTSRNTPEEHLQVFYKTFDEVKSRKYDGMIITGAPVETMEFEEVHYWDEIKSILEWSKTKVTSTLHICWGAQAGLYYHYGVRKHPTDTKISGVFNHQLNDKNVPLVRGFDDNFLAPHSRHTEVRREDIEGISRLNIVSESEEAGIYIVLDEVGKQIFVTGHSEYDPLTLKEEYERDLAKGMNPIIPRNYFPEDDPSKEPRVSWRSHANLLFSNWLNYYVYQVTPYDLEDI, encoded by the coding sequence ATGCCTGTAAGAATACCCGATAAACTTCCGGCAACAGATATTCTGAATAAAGAGAATATCTTTGTCATGACAGAAACCAGGGCCATGCATCAGGATATCCGACCTCTGAGAATCCTGATTTTGAATCTGATGCCTCTCAAAATAACAACGGAAACCCATCTGCTCCGCCTCTTATCCAATAGTCCTCTTCAGGTGGAAGTGGACTTGATCCAGCCTTCAACACATACCAGCCGTAATACTCCGGAAGAACATTTACAGGTTTTTTATAAAACCTTTGATGAGGTGAAATCCAGAAAATATGACGGTATGATAATCACCGGTGCACCCGTGGAAACCATGGAGTTTGAAGAAGTTCATTACTGGGATGAGATCAAATCTATCCTGGAATGGTCCAAAACAAAGGTGACATCGACTCTTCATATCTGCTGGGGCGCCCAGGCAGGACTCTATTATCATTACGGAGTGAGAAAACACCCCACAGACACCAAAATCTCCGGTGTGTTCAACCATCAGCTGAATGATAAGAATGTGCCCTTAGTCAGAGGATTTGATGATAATTTTCTGGCCCCCCACTCCAGACATACGGAAGTGAGGCGAGAGGACATAGAGGGGATTTCCCGTCTGAATATCGTTTCCGAATCGGAAGAAGCCGGGATCTACATAGTCCTGGATGAAGTGGGCAAACAGATCTTTGTGACAGGACACTCGGAGTATGATCCTCTCACTCTGAAAGAAGAGTATGAGAGAGATCTGGCCAAGGGAATGAATCCCATCATTCCTCGTAATTATTTTCCAGAGGATGATCCTTCAAAAGAACCCAGGGTCAGCTGGCGCAGCCATGCCAATCTTCTGTTTTCCAACTGGCTGAATTATTACGTTTATCAGGTAACTCCCTATGATCTTGAAGATATTTAG